A genomic segment from Torulaspora globosa chromosome 3, complete sequence encodes:
- the RVS161 gene encoding amphiphysin-like protein RVS161 (ancestral locus Anc_1.424), which yields MSWEGFKKAINRAGNSVIVKDVDKTIDKEYDIEERRYKVLQKAGEALQKEAKGYLDSIRAVTASQVTVAEVISNLYDDSKYISSGGYNVGNYYLQCVQDFDSETVKQLDGPFREAVLDPVSKFSGYFKEIDEAIKKREHKKQDYDAAKAKVRRLVDKPAKDASKLPRSEKELALAKDIFDNLNEQLKQELPQLIALRVPYYDPSFEALVKIQLRFCTDGYTRLAQIQQYLDQQSRDDYANGLLDDKIADLLQQMQSLDICSLGFK from the coding sequence ATGAGTTGGGAAGGTTTTAAAAAGGCTATCAACAGGGCGGGGAACAGTGTCATTGTCAAGGACGTGGACAAAACCATCGATAAGGAGTATGATATCGAGGAACGTCGTTATAAAGTGCTTCAGAAGGCAGGTGAGGCCCTACAAAAGGAAGCTAAAGGATACCTGGATTCCATAAGAGCTGTAACGGCATCTCAAGTTACTGTCGCCGAGGTGATATCCAACTTGTACGATGACTCGAAGTATATAAGCAGCGGTGGCTACAACGTCGGTAACTATTATCTGCAATGCGTTCAAGACTTTGACTCCGAGACTGTAAAACAATTGGATGGACCATTCAGAGAGGCAGTGCTGGACCCCGTATCGAAGTTCTCCGGCtatttcaaagaaatcgacgaggctatcaagaagagagagcATAAAAAACAGGATTATGACGCCGCTAAGGCAAAGGTCCGTAGACTGGTTGACAAACCAGCTAAGGACGCTTCAAAGCTGCCAAGATCCGAAAAGGAACTCGCATTGGCTAAGGATATCTTCGACAATTTGAACGAGCAACTAAAGCAGGAGTTACCTCAACTCATTGCGCTGAGAGTTCCTTACTATGATCCAAGTTTTGAAGCATTGGTAAAAATTCAACTGAGATTTTGCACAGACGGATACACTAGACTCGCTCAAATTCAACAATACTTGGATCAGCAATCAAGAGATGATTATGCTAATGGTTTGCTAGATGATAAGATAGCTGATCTGTTGCAGCAGATGCAAAGTCTGGATATCTGCTCTTTGGGCTTCAAATGA
- the ADY2 gene encoding Ady2p (ancestral locus Anc_1.425), with amino-acid sequence MSDKEQVSHNTDLDHQATGVDPHDAEVGQIYSAGDNNEYIFIGRQKFLKSDLYEAFGGTLNPGLAPPSLHKFANPAPLGLSAFALTTFVLSMFNARAMGITVPNVVVGLAMFYGGLVQLIAGIWEIALENTFGATALCSYGGFWLSFGAIHIPWFGILGAYEGNESDLKNALGFYLLGWSIFTFLLTVCTLKSTVMFFALFFFLAVTFLLLSIGEFAGKVGVTRAGGVLGVIVAFIAWYNAYAGVATRQNSYILARPFVLPTNERTIF; translated from the coding sequence ATGTCTGACAAGGAACAAGTTAGTCACAACACCGATCTAGACCATCAAGCTACTGGTGTTGATCCACACGATGCAGAAGTTGGTCAGATCTACAGTGCTGGTGATAATAACGAATACATTTTTATTGGACGTCAAAAGTTTTTAAAGAGCGACCTATATGAAGCGTTCGGCGGTACGTTGAATCCTGGTTTAGCTCCACCTTCGTTACACAAATTCGCCAATCCTGCTCCTCTAGGTTTATCGGCTTTCGCTTTGACCACTTTTGTGCTATCTATGTTCAACGCAAGAGCCATGGGGATCACAGTGCCTAACGTTGTTGTGGGTTTGGCAATGTTTTACGGTGGCCTTGTTCAGTTGATTGCAGGCATTTGGGAAATCGCGCTCGAGAACACTTTTGGTGCTACCGCGCTATGTTCATACGGTGGATTTTGGTTAAGTTTCGGTGCTATTCACATCCCATGGTTTGGTATCTTGGGGGCCTACGAAGGAAATGAAAGCGATCTCAAGAATGCTTTGGGATTCTATCTGCTTGGATGGTCTATTTTCACCTTTCTTCTGACAGTTTGTACCTTGAAATCCACCGTTATGTTCTTTGCACtgtttttcttccttgCGGTCACCTTTCTGCTGTTGTCCATCGGTGAATTCGCAGGTAAAGTTGGCGTCACCAGAGCGGGTGGTGTGCTTGGTGTCATTGTGGCTTTTATTGCCTGGTACAATGCCTACGCGGGTGTTGCTACAAGACAGAACTCTTACATTTTGGCTCGTCCATTTGTTTTGCCAACAAACGAAAGGACTATCTTTTAA
- the RPC34 gene encoding DNA-directed RNA polymerase III subunit C34 (ancestral locus Anc_1.426) — protein MLSLRQKDHRRTKMDTLLGASIELSDSARDLHTKMLAGGIGAMFTQPELQTHSGLSSLNDLMTIVQELLDKNLIKLIKQNNELKFQAVEVVEAQKKSAMSAEEALVYSYIEASGREGIWTKTIKAKTNLHQHVVLKCLKSLESQRYVKSVKSVKFPTRKIYMLYNLQPSIDVTGGPWFTDSELDVEFINSLLTIVWRFVSERTYPNGFKNFSQGNKEKLYAPHVKNYSTTQEILDFITAAQVANVELTTANIRSLCDVLVYDDKLEKVTHDCYKVTLESVLQMTQSGVTSANDQEAEFSIFDYFNVINPSQGEKEAVYIDEWPL, from the coding sequence ATGCTATCATTGAGACAAAAAGACCATAGAAGAACAAAGATGGATACCCTGTTAGGAGCTTCGATCGAGCTCTCTGACAGCGCAAGAGATTTACATACAAAGATGCTGGCAGGAGGAATTGGAGCAATGTTCACACAGCCGGAGTTGCAGACTCATTCTGGATTGAGCTCGTTAAATGACCTTATGACCATTGTTcaggagctgctggacAAAAACCTCATCAAACTGATCAAGCAAAACAATGAGTTGAAATTTCAAGCGGTAGAGGTCGTGGAGGCCCAAAAAAAGTCCGCGATGTCTGCGGAGGAAGCATTAGTATATTCATACATCGAGGCAAGCGGCAGAGAGGGCATATGGACCAAGACCATCAAGGCAAAGACCAATCTCCACCAGCACGTTGTGCTGAAATGTCTCAAAAGTCTGGAATCGCAAAGATATGTCAAGAGTGTCAAGAGTGTCAAATTCCcaacaagaaagatctACATGCTTTACAATTTACAGCCCTCCATAGACGTCACTGGAGGCCCCTGGTTCACAGATAGCGAGCTGGACGTCGAGTTCATCAATAGTTTACTAACAATTGTTTGGAGGTTCGTCTCGGAACGCACATATCCAAATGgattcaagaacttcaGCCAGGGCAACAAGGAGAAACTGTATGCTCCACACGTTAAGAATTACTCTACAACTCAGGAGATATTAGACTTTATCACAGCTGCACAAGTGGCCAATGTCGAGCTAACCACTGCCAATATCAGATCCCTCTGCGACGTGCTGGTATACGATGACAAGCTGGAAAAAGTCACTCACGATTGTTACAAAGTAACGCTTGAGAGTGTTCTGCAAATGACGCAGAGTGGTGTGACTTCGGCAaacgatcaagaagcagagtTCTCAATTTTCGATTACTTTAATGTCATCAATCCGTCTCAAGGTGAGAAGGAAGCGGTATATATCGATGAATGGCCTCTTTAA
- the ADP1 gene encoding putative ATP-dependent permease ADP1 (ancestral locus Anc_1.427) translates to MKGQRSLHIIVIAFICAFVLCHPVNAIKETGRTTLVGSALSNGGRSTDDDGKCPPCFNCMLPIFECKHFSDCNPNTGRCECLEGFAGDDCSIPVCGGLSDDNSRRPQRSNETNTCDCKPGWGGINCNVCEEDFVCDAFMPDKDWKGTCYKNGMIVNKLYQGCNVTNEKILQILKGQIPQVTFFCDRKKKACNFQFWIDELESFYCGLDNCSFSYDLQSNSSHYQCEDVKCRCIPDAMLCGAHGSIDISEFLSETIKGPGDFSCDLQTKDCRFTEPSMNELIETIFGDPYITLRCESGECLHYSEIPGYEPPSKDVVMSWRAKIILSLTSVSLLGLITFVSFYISKSPLFKNGTIHLVEDGSNDESFLKSDKVATLSFENIAYGINNSKGYEEILNGISGAVKPGEIMALLGGSGAGKTTLLDILAMKRKTGQVKGSIRVNGSDISRKDYSKLIGFVDQDDYLLPTLTVYETVLNSALLRLPRALSFAAKQSRVYQVLEELRIFHIKDRVIGNDFERGISGGEKRRVSIACELVTSPLVLFLDEPTSGLDANNANNVVECLVRLAKTYNRTLVLSIHQPRSNIFHLFDKLILLSSGEMVYSGEAIRVSEFLRNNGYQCPSDYNIADYLIDITFESEGRKKKPDVSSSNEDVEISAGLFSPSSKNNGLHAALDDRNASVGSFNQREWEHLAGHRDEIRNLLAESVDPQGETLGSMNTKLLNIRFKEGPYYAELKQEIDTIDANHQETSIELPSTLKAASFFQQLSILCSRSFKNIYRNPKLLLANYLLTIVLGLFLGTLYYDVSNDISGFQNRMGLFFFILTYFGFVTFTGLSSFAMERIIFIKERSNNYYSPAAYFISKVLSDVLPLRVVPPVLLALVVYPLVGLNMKGQAFLIFIGVLVMFNLGISLEILAIGIIFEDLNNSIIFSVLILLGSLLFSGLFINTKDITNMAFKYLKNLSLFYYAYESLLINEVKNLTLRETKYGLKIEVPGATILSTFGFVVQNMILDVKILCLFNVVFLLIGYLALKLIVVEQK, encoded by the coding sequence ATGAAAGGTCAACGATCGCTACATATTATTGTCATTGCTTTCATTTGCGCGTTTGTTCTATGTCACCCCGTTAATGCTATTAAGGAGACAGGAAGAACAACTTTGGTAGGTAGCGCTTTGTCAAATGGTGGCAGGTCCACAGACGATGATGGAAAGTGCCCGCCTTGCTTCAACTGCATGCTGCCGATTTTTGAATGTAAACATTTTTCCGATTGTAATCCGAATACGGGGAGATGCGAGTGCCTAGAGGGGTTTGCAGGTGACGATTGTTCGATCCCAGTTTGTGGAGGTCTTTCGGATGATAATAGCAGAAGACCACAACGTTCTAATGAGACCAATACTTGCGATTGTAAACCCGGATGGGGTGGTATTAACTGTAACGTGTGTGAGGAAGATTTCGTTTGTGATGCGTTTATGCCCGACAAGGATTGGAAAGGTACCTGCTATAAGAATGGGATGATCGTCAACAAGCTTTACCAAGGCTGTAACGTTACGAACGAAAAAATCTTGCAAATTTTGAAGGGACAGATACCGCAGGTCACCTTTTTCTGCgacaggaagaagaaagcttgtAACTTCCAGTTTTGGATAGACGAGTTGGAGAGTTTTTACTGCGGACTGGACAACTGTTCGTTCAGTTACGATTTGCAGAGTAATTCTTCCCACTATCAGTGTGAAGATGTTAAGTGCAGATGTATTCCGGATGCAATGCTGTGTGGTGCCCACGGTTCTATTGACATATCTGAATTTCTGAGCGAGACCATCAAAGGCCCGGGGGACTTTAGTTGCGATCTACAGACAAAGGATTGTAGATTCACGGAACCCTCGATGAATGAATTGATCGAAACTATTTTTGGGGACCCGTACATTACTCTACGCTGCGAATCAGGTGAATGTTTGCATTACAGCGAGATCCCTGGCTATGAACCACCATCCAAGGACGTTGTCATGTCCTGGCGTGCAAAAATAATACTAAGCTTGACTTCTGTCTCGTTGTTGGGCCTGATCACATTCGTGTCTTTCTATATCTCCAAATCTCCTCTTTTTAAGAATGGTACTATCCATCTAGTTGAGGATGGttcgaatgatgaaagCTTTTTGAAGTCGGACAAGGTCGCAACGCTGAGTTTTGAAAATATTGCATATGGCATCAACAACTCTAAGGGGTATGAGGAGATTCTGAATGGTATCAGTGGCGCTGTGAAACCAGGTGAAATAATGGCGCTCCTTGGTGGTTCGGGCGCTGGTAAAACTACCTTGCTGGACATTTTAGCAATGAAAAGAAAGACGGGCCAGGTAAAAGGCAGTATCAGAGTTAATGGATCCGATATCTCGCGCAAGGATTACAGCAAATTGATCGGATttgttgatcaagatgattACCTGTTACCAACTTTAACAGTTTACGAAACAGTTCTAAATAGTGCTCTGCTTCGTTTGCCCAGAGCACTTTCCTTTGCTGCTAAGCAGTCGAGAGTCTATCAGGTGCTAGAGGAGTTGAGAATTTTCCATATTAAGGATCGTGTAATTGGGAATGATTTCGAAAGAGGCATCAGCGGAGGAGAAAAGAGACGTGTCTCCATCGCTTGCGAATTGGTTACTAGTCCATTAGTACTTTTCTTAGATGAGCCGACTTCTGGTCTCGATGCTAATAATGCCAACAATGTGGTGGAATGCTTGGTCAGATTGGCCAAGACCTACAACAGAACCCTAGTGCTATCGATCCATCAACCGAGATCGAATATCTTTCACTTATTTGACAAATTGATTCTATTAAGCAGTGGGGAGATGGTCTACTCCGGGGAAGCGATTCGGGTAAGTGAATTCTTGAGGAATAATGGTTATCAATGCCCATCAGACTACAATATAGCAGATTACCTGATAGACATAACATTTGAATCTGAGGGGAGGAAAAAGAAGCCAGACGTGAGCTCATCGAATGAAGACGTGGAAATTTCGGCCGGGCTCTTCAGCCCGTCCTCTAAGAATAATGGTCTGCATGCGGCCCTGGATGACAGAAATGCATCAGTAGGTTCTTTCAATCAACGTGAGTGGGAGCATCTAGCAGGGCACCGAGATGAGATTAGGAACCTTCTAGCAGAAAGTGTGGACCCTCAAGGCGAAACTCTCGGCTCCATGAATACGAAACTTCTCAACATTAGGTTCAAGGAAGGTCCGTACTATGCCGAACTTAAGCAGGAGATCGACACGATAGATGCCAATCATCAAGAGACCTCAATCGAGTTACCCTCTACCCTAAAAGCGGCATCATTCTTCCAGCAATTGTCGATTCTATGTTCAAGATCGTTCAAGAACATTTACAGAAATCCAAAGTTGTTACTAGCAAACTACCTGCTGACTATAGTACTTGGTTTGTTTTTGGGGACCCTCTACTACGATGTATCGAACGATATCAGTGGCTTCCAGAACAGGATGGggcttttcttcttcattttgacGTATTTTGGGTTTGTCACTTTCACCGGTTTGAGCTCTTTCGCGATGGAAAGGATCATTTTTATCAAGGAACGGTCCAATAACTATTACAGCCCTGCGGCCTATTTCATCAGTAAGGTCTTGAGTGACGTTCTACCTTTGAGAGTTGTCCCACCAGTTTTACTGGCTTTAGTGGTTTATCCTCTGGTGGGTCTCAATATGAAAGGTCAGGCttttctcatcttcatcggaGTCCTTGTTATGTTCAATTTGGGTATATCACTGGAAATTTTGGCTATCGGGATTATCTTCGAGGATTTGAACAACTCGATTATTTTTAGCGTCCTTATTTTATTGGGATCACTGTTGTTCAGTGGTCTATTCATCAACACGAAAGATATCACCAACATGGCATTCAAGTActtgaagaatctctcGCTATTCTACTATGCCTACGAATCGCTATTGATCAATGAAGTGAAGAATTTAACATTGAGAGAGACAAAGTATGGTCTGAAAATTGAGGTTCCCGGTGCCACTATTTTGAGCACTTTCGGTTTCGTTGTTCAGAATATGATACTCGACGTTAAAATATTGTGTCTGTTCAACGTTGTGTTCCTTTTGATAGGCTACTTGGCTTTAAAACTCATCGTCGTGGAGCAGAAGTAG
- the PGK1 gene encoding phosphoglycerate kinase (ancestral locus Anc_1.428), translated as MSLSSKLTVKDLNLKDKRVFIRVDFNVPLDGKTITSNQRIVAALPTIKYVLEQNPRYVVLASHLGRPNGERNDKYSLKPVAAELEKLLNQPVTFLNDCVGPEVNKAVDASKPGSVILLENLRYHIEEEGSKKVDGKKVKASPEDVAKFRKELRSLADVYINDAFGTAHRAHSSIVGFDLPERAAGFLLGKELEYFSKALENPVRPFLAILGGAKVADKIQLIDNLLDKVDSIIIGGGMAFTFKKVMDNTQIGDSIYDEAGAEIVPKLVQKAKANNVELVLPVDWVTGDAFSPDANTKIVSEKEGIPSGWQGLDSGPESRKLFAAAVAKAKTIVWNGPPGVFEFEKFAAGTEALLDEVVKSSEAGNTVIIGGGDTATVAKKYGVTDKISHVSTGGGASLELLEGKVLPGVDFLSDRQ; from the coding sequence ATGTCTCTATCTTCTAAGTTGACTGTTAAGGACTTGAACCTAAAGGACAAGCgtgtcttcatcagagtTGACTTCAACGTTCCATTGGACGGTAAGACCATCACTTCCAACCAAAGAATTGTTGCTGCTTTGCCAACTATCAAGTACGTTTTGGAGCAAAACCCAAGATACGTTGTGTTGGCTTCTCACTTGGGTAGACCAAACGGCGAGAGAAACGACAAATACTCTTTGAAGCCAGTTGCTGCTGAATTGGAAAAGCTATTGAACCAGCCAGTTACCTTCTTGAATGACTGTGTTGGCCCAGAGGTCAACAAGGCTGTTGACGCTTCCAAGCCAGGTTCCGTCATCTTGTTGGAGAACTTGCGTTACCacattgaggaagaaggtTCCAAGAAGGTCGACGGTAAGAAGGTCAAGGCTTCTCCTGAAGACGTTGCCAAGTTCAGAAAGGAATTGAGATCTTTGGCTGACGTCTACATCAACGACGCTTTCGGTACCGCTCACAGAGCTCACTCTTCCATCGTCGGTTTCGACTTGCCAGAACGTGCTGCCGGTTTCTTGTTGGGTAAGGAATTGGAGTACTTCAGTAAGGCTTTGGAAAACCCAGTTAGACCATTCTTGGCTATCTTGGGTGGTGCCAAGGTTGCTGACAAGATCCAATTGATCGACAACCTATTGGACAAGGTCGACTCCATCATCATTGGTGGTGGTATGGCTTTCACCTTCAAGAAGGTGATGGACAACACTCAAATCGGTGACTCCATCTACGACGAAGCTGGTGCTGAAATCGTTCCAAAATTGGTCCAAAAGGCTAAGGCTAACAACGTCGAACTTGTCTTGCCTGTTGACTGGGTCACCGGTGACGCTTTCTCCCCAGACGCAAACACCAAGATCGTCAGCGAGAAGGAAGGTATTCCATCTGGCTGGCAAGGTTTGGACAGTGGTCCAGAATCCAGAAAGTTGTTTGCCGCTGCTGTCGCAAAGGCCAAGACCATTGTCTGGAACGGTCCACCAGGTGTCTTCGAATTCGAGAAGTTCGCTGCTGGTACCGAGGCTCTATTGGACGAAGTTGTCAAGTCCTCTGAAGCTGGTAACACTGTTATCATCGGTGGTGGTGATACCGCTACTGTTGCTAAGAAGTACGGTGTCACTGACAAGATCTCTCACGTCTCCACTGGTGGTGGTGCTTCCTTGGAATTGTTGGAAGGTAAGGTCTTGCCAGGTGTCGATTTCTTGTCTGACAGACAGTAA
- the POL4 gene encoding DNA-directed DNA polymerase IV (ancestral locus Anc_1.429) produces the protein MALFQGKKFLFLPNCRSSTLSFLSQLIRSNDGTVICDVEELDKQMITLINKSFIDKDQKLTNKELFLKEFEMDPDIVWSFILHERPACVEANCISEWLKIGKITLPPEFNVLIDEEDTTTGFHVINEHAGQSNKEASDRESSMESQSDTDIGSETSHKDSHESPFVQAASREESLDNPISETVANADLVDEENVSKNETLIKAFGRLARRYEIKGDQYRSKGYKLAKIGIERYPHEILSGEQARRDIASVGPGIAKKIQIILDTGSLPGLDESFDLEKKLNYFTQCHDVGIYSAKRWNLLGLQSFADVLKKFPEVFIRDWPILFGWSYYEDWLMKMCRDECDEILNVVRTTLKRVDPACSAELQGSYVRGAQECGDLDILFHKKGCDNTTELGRIMEKLALALYDQGYVECFLQLSPKIRQVFGSRIRERVRKCKLKIPSQEEYPPAVADLKKYFLGFKLKSEFKPRYLETSADKLIKLETDDRFMSLSSSSHPCRRVDFFCCKYSELGAARIQWTGPKEFNRWIRIKAVQKGMKLTQHGLYRGENILLESFDDKRIFELLGEEYVGPEDRNRMIKKRQKQS, from the coding sequence ATGGCTCTCTTTCAAGGTAAAAAgttcctctttcttcccaACTGCAGATCGTCTACACTCAGCTTTCTGTCACAGCTGATTAGATCCAATGATGGAACAGTTATCTGCGATGTCGAAGAGCTCGACAAGCAAATGATAACTCTTATCAACAAATCCTTTATCGATAAGGATCAAAAACTAACCAATAAAGAACtctttttgaaggaatttgaaATGGATCCAGATATTGTGTGGAGTTTCATTCTTCATGAGAGACCAGCATGTGTCGAGGCAAATTGTATAAGTGAATGGTTAAAGATAGGAAAAATTACTCTCCCACCTGAGTTCAATGTCTTAatcgatgaggaagataCGACCACTGGTTTTCATGTAATCAATGAGCATGCTGGCCAAAGTAACAAGGAGGCTTCGGATCGTGAGTCCTCTATGGAGAGTCAGTCGGACACTGACATAGGTTCGGAGACATCGCATAAAGACAGCCATGAGAGCCCTTTCGTTCAAGCAGCATCCAGGGAAGAAAGTCTTGATAACCCGATATCAGAGACAGTTGCGAACGCAGACCTGgtagatgaagaaaatgtCTCCAAAAATGAAACGCTTATTAAAGCCTTTGGCAGACTCGCCAGAAGATATGAGATAAAGGGTGACCAATACCGATCCAAAGGCTACAAACTTGCCAAGAttggaattgaaagatATCCACATGAGATCTTATCTGGAGAGCAAGCAAGACGAGACATTGCTAGTGTTGGACCTGGTATCGCCAAAAAGATCCAGATAATTTTGGACACTGGCTCTTTGCCTGGGCTCGATGAATCTTTcgatctggagaagaagctgaattATTTCACCCAATGCCACGACGTGGGAATCTACAGTGCAAAACGATGGAATCTTCTGGGCCTGCAGTCATTTGCAgatgtcttgaagaaatttccGGAAGTTTTCATCAGAGATTGGCCTATCTTATTTGGATGGTCCTATTACGAGGACTGGCTGATGAAAATGTGCAGGGATGAGTGTGATGAAATACTGAATGTAGTTCGAACCACTTTAAAGCGCGTAGACCCAGCATGCAGCGCAGAGCTGCAAGGTAGTTATGTGAGAGGTGCTCAGGAGTGTGGTGATCTTGACATACTGTTTCATAAGAAAGGCTGTGATAATACCACCGAACTGGGAAGAATAATGGAAAAGCTGGCGCTAGCCCTTTATGACCAAGGCTACGTTGAATGCTTTTTGCAGCTGTCACCCAAGATACGGCAAGTTTTCGGCTCCCGGATAAGAGAAAGGGTTCGTAAATGCAAGCTGAAAATTCCTTCGCAGGAAGAATACCCTCCTGCTGTCGCtgacttgaagaagtactTCCTAGGTTTCAAACTGAAGTCAGAATTTAAGCCTCGCTATCTGGAAACATCTGCAGATAAACTAATCAAGCTTGAGACTGACGATCGCTTCATGTCTCTTAGTTCAAGCTCACATCCTTGTCGTCGGGTGGATTTCTTTTGCTGCAAATACTCAGAGCTGGGAGCGGCAAGAATACAATGGACTGGCCCTAAGGAATTTAACCGATGGATAAGAATAAAAGCGGTGCAGAAAGGCATGAAATTGACACAGCACGGATTATACAGGGGCGAAAACATTTTgcttgaaagctttgaTGATAAACGTATTTTCGAACTTTTGGGAGAAGAATATGTCGGTCCGGAGGATAGAAACAGAATGATAAAAAAGCGGCAGAAGCAGTCATAA
- a CDS encoding reverse transcriptase family protein (Ty-like element), with the protein MPMSLPKFSIGHMITSTKLTRRVILASQWKALASTDYLPSSFLGFLFGSLSLRSFQPPVIVMLSFTSEMRKRTWLVRKKDGSFRLCVDYRVLNEATIKDPFPLPRIEVLLAKIGNSAVFSSLDLHSGYHQIPVKEEDIPKTAFTIHNGKYQYRVMPFGLVNAPSTFSRYMADIFRDLPFVLVYLDDIVVMSTTTTEHISHLDTVLSRLKDHQLIAKEKKCQFLQKGIR; encoded by the coding sequence ATGCCAATGTCATTGCCTAAGTTTTCAATTGGGCACATGATTACGTCGACTAAGCTAACTAGACGTGTGATTCTTGCGTCGCAATGGAAAGCATTGGCTTCGACCGACTACTTGCCCTCCTCTTTTCTGGGCTTTCTATTTGGGAGCTTGTCCTTAAGAAGCTTTCAGCCACCAGTAATTGTCATGTTGTCCTTTACCTCTGAAATGCGGAAGAGAACATGGCTAGTCAGGAAGAAGGACGGTTCGTTCCGCTTATGCGTGGACTACCGAGTTCTGAACGAAGCGACGATCAAGGACCCATTCCCTCTACCAAGAATCGAAGTATTATTGGCAAAGATAGGGAACTCGGCCGTCTTTTCCTCACTCGACCTTCACTCCGGCTACCACCAAATCCCggtcaaggaagaagacataCCCAAGACGGCTTTTACAATCCATAACGGTAAATACCAATACCGAGTGATGCCGTTTGGGTTAGTCAATGCACCATCTACGTTCTCAAGGTATATGGCAGACATCTTCCGCGACCTTCCATTCGTTCTTGTTTACCTGGATGACATAGTAGTCATGTCAACGACAACCACGGAACATATCAGCCACCTAGATACAGTTCTAAGCAGGCTCAAAGACCACCAATTGATagccaaagagaaaaagTGTCAATTCCTACAGAAGGGGATTCGATAG
- the ATP3 gene encoding F1F0 ATP synthase subunit gamma (ancestral locus Anc_3.241) → MFCKLGGQLARQQSVRHYATLKEVEMRLKSIKNIEKITKTMKIVASTRLSKAEKAKNTAKVFDSADGQFYKNAETKALEQQPEQKELVIAITSDKGLCGSIHSQLAKAVRKHLEGSPSADVVAIGDKIKAQLVRTHASNVKFAVSGIGKEAPTFLESAAIAEKLLGLGAGSYPKISIFYNDPVSSISFEPKIKPVYNAETIAESPGYSKFEIDTDANVPTDLFEYTLANKILTAMAEGYAAEISARRNAMDNASKNAGDMINRYSILYNRTRQAVITNELVDIITGASSLN, encoded by the coding sequence atgttttgcaaattgGGTGGCCAGTTGGCTCGTCAGCAGTCGGTGAGACACTATGCtactttgaaagaagtggAAATGCGTTTGAAGTCGATCAAGAATATTGAAAAGATTACcaagacgatgaagattgTTGCTTCTACCAGGTTGAGCAAGGCTGAAAAGGCAAAGAACACCGCGAAGGTGTTCGATTCTGCAGACGGACAGTTTTACAAAAACGCAGAAACGAAGGCGTTGGAGCAGCAGCCGGAGCAGAAGGAGCTGGTGATTGCGATCACTTCCGACAAGGGTCTTTGTGGGTCGATCCACTCGCAATTGGCGAAGGCGGTGAGAAAACACCTGGAGGGATCGCCTAGTGCGGATGTTGTGGCGATTGGCGACAAGATTAAGGCGCAGTTGGTGAGAACTCACGCGTCTAACGTCAAGTTTGCCGTGAGCGGGATCGGTAAGGAGGCTCCTACGTTCTTGGAGTCGGCAGCGATCGCGGAGAAGCTGTTGGGGCTGGGTGCTGGGAGCTACCCAAAGATCTCGATCTTTTACAACGATCCCGTGAGCTCGATCTCGTTCGAGCCAAAGATCAAACCGGTGTACAACGCTGAGACGATTGCCGAGTCGCCAGGGTACAGCAAGTTCGAGATCGACACGGATGCAAACGTGCCCACGGATCTGTTCGAGTACACGCTGGCCAACAAGATCTTGACTGCGATGGCGGAGGGCTACGCCGCAGAGATCTCTGCGAGAAGAAACGCGATGGATAACGCCTCGAAGAACGCCGGTGACATGATCAACAGGTACTCGATCCTGTACAACAGAACAAGACAAGCAGTCATCACCAACGAGTTGGTCGATATCATCACTGGTGCCTCCTCGTTGAATTGA